From the Mesorhizobium koreense genome, the window GTCTGGATGCTGCCATGTTCCCAACCTCGCCCCGGCATAAATCACCTAGCCGTGCCGGACATTGCGGCGGGAATGGTCAAATTAAGGTTAATGACGGGCTTACAATCGTGATTAATTAAAAGTTTAAGGAAGGCGGAGTGGGCATTTGGCAATAGGCAGCAAGCAATCGGATTTCTATTGCCGAATGCGAACTCATCTTACTGCCCTACCGCCCTCTCCAGCGCCCATTGCATCAACGGCGAATCCGAAAAGGCCAACAGGCCGCCCAGGCCCAGCGCGATACCGTAGGGAACGCCCTTCCGGTCGTCGGCGAACTGCCGGAGAAACAGGTTGCGGCCGAAAAATGTGTGAAGCGCCGAGCTCCGGTAGGTCAGGATCAGAATGGTAAGCACCCCGCCCAATACGGAGGCATAAACCAGATACGCCACGAGCGGCATGCCGAGCCCCATCCAGACGGATGTCGCGGCGAGAAGCTTGGCGTCGCCGCCGCCCATGCCGCCGACGGCGAAAAGGGTGAAGGTGACGGCGAGTACGGCGGCGCCTGCCGCCAGATGCAGGCCGTAGGCGCTCCAGCTCATTCCGGTCAAAGGCGCGACGATGGCGAACGTCGCCACGAGAACGATCGAGACACGATTGGCGATCGTCATCGACAGCATGTCGGACACCGCCGCAAAGACCATGCAGAAGGGAAAAACCACGAAAATCGCCGCTTCGAGCATGTGCCTATCCTACCCGTTCGCGCATACACTAGCCGAGTGGGCGTTGAGAAAAAGGAAATACGCGGATCGAATCTGAATGTGACTATAACAAGCAGAAAGGCCGCCCCATCGGGAGCGGCCTCTGCAAGCTTCTGAACAACGGCAGTTCTTACTGGGCCGTGACGTGGTTATCCATCGTGGTGGCGATGTTGTTGAAGGCCGTGCTCAGCGCGTTGCCGAGCTTGGTGGCGCCGGCGATGATCGCAAGCGCGATGAGGGCAGCGATCAGGCCATATTCGATGGCGGTCGCGCCGGATTCGTCCTTGGCGAAACGTGCAAGAATCTTGGACATGCTAGAGCTCCTTACTCCACTTGTTTACAGCACTTCCGTCAACGATTCTTTGTCGTGTTGATCGGATGGCCGCACTCTACTTTCGAGCCCTTGCGAACGGCTTAACAAACAGCCTTACCGAAACCTTTCCGTTCTGCGCTTCGCTCCGTGGTTAATCGGAAACTAAAAGGAATACATAAAATTGTACTCATTCCTCTACAAAGGGGCTGTAAAAATTCCAGCCTATATAAAGAAGAGTGGGCCGCACGTGGCTTAACCGATGGTTCACCAATATCGTTCATTTTCATCCTGAACTTCCAGAACTCCGGAGTATGGCGCATGGCGCGGGTCAAGGGGCATTCAATCGCCAAAATCGCCGGCATGATCATGATGGTCACCGGCGCGGGGCTGTTTTCGGCCACCGCCTTCGCCGACACCGGCATTGGCGTCACCATGAATGAGGCCAAGATCGTCAAGCTGGCACGCCCGGCCGATACGATCATCATCGGCAATCCGTCCATCGCCGACGCTTCCGTCCAGGACTCCAGGACGATCGTGCTGACCGGCAAGGGGTTCGGCACGACCAACCTGGTGATCCTCGACACGAGCGGCAGCCCGATCATCGACGAGCAGGTCACGGTTTCGCGCGACGACACCAATTCGGTGCGCATCTACCGGCGATCGGAGGTTCAGACGCTGTCCTGCACGCCCTATTGCGAAGGCGCCTACAAGAACGACGCCGAGAAGACCTCGGAACATGAAATGAACGCTTCGCAATAGAGGGTACGGCCTCTACCCCGTGCGCCACGGCACGGTTAGCGCGCGGTAAATTTGCGCGCTTTTATTTTAGCTGCCTTCAAAACGGGAACTCAATCGCTCTTCGCTATCCTGCGCCAAGGTCAGGAACCTATTCATCGTCAGCCAGGCGACAGGAACCGCGAAGATGGACCACAGGAACGAAAGCCGCGCGTGCCGCCCGGAGACGAAGCCGGCTCATCCTTCGCTGCTTGCGCGTTTCATCGGCAACCGCAAGGGCGCGACCGCGATCGAATTCACGATACTGGCCATTCCCTTCGCGCTCCTCGTTTTCGCTATCCTGGAAAGCTGCATCTCGTTTGCGGGTCAGGAATTGCTGGCGAATGCGACCGACGATGTCGCCAGGCAGGTGCGCACGGGGCAACTGACGGCCGCAAATCTCGATAACAACACGCTCAAACAAGCGCTCTGCGGGAAGCTGTCGATCCTGACGGGCCAGGACTGTGGCCAATACATCCATTTCGACCTCGAACATTACGATAGCTTCGCCGCTGCCGCCGCCGTGCAGACCATGATGAGCAATGGCGCTCTCGTCACCACGGATTTCGGCGTCAACCCGGGAGGACCGCTGACCATCAACATGCTGCGTGTCTATTACGAATGGCCGACAATGACGGATTTCATGACGAAGCTGATGTCGAACCTGAGCAATGGCCGGACGCTGCTTTTCGCGACCGCGACCTGGCAGAACGAGCCATTCTGACGAATTCGGGATTGGGGCGGGAAATGTCGAGTTTCAACGGAAAGTGCACTTTCATGCGATCGTTCTGCGCCACGGCAAGAAAGCTGGCGCGCAGCCGGCAGGGCGTGGCGGCGGTCGAATTCGCTTTCATCGCGCCGGTCCTGCTCGCTCTTTATTTCGTCACGTTGGAGGTTTCGCACGCAATCGAGACGAACAAGAAAGTAGGCCGCGCCGCGAGCATGATCGCCGATCTTGTCACCCAGCAGCCGTGCGTCACGTCCGATTCACTGGATGCCATCATGCAGATCGGCAAAGCGACATTGCAGCCCTACGACCGTAGCCAGCTTGCCGTCCACGTGACCGGCATCCAGATTTCGGACGAAGATACGCCGAAGGCGACCGTGGCTTGGTCGCGCATGATGGCCGTTACGGGAGCGACCGGCCCCGACCCTGACGAGAAGGAAGACGACCCGACCACCGTTCCCACCGAACTGAAAATTCGCAACACCTTCCTTGTGCGCGTCCAGACCACGCTTGATTACCGCCCGATCATCGCCTGGAGCGCCGACGCCAAGCCTACCCTCGGCCTGATGGCCGCTTTCGACAACATCGATATGTCGGAGCAGTATTACCTTCGCCCGCGCATGAGCAATTCCATCGCCTACAACAGTTGCACGTCGTAGCGACCCTTCGGCGAATTGCCAAGCCGCACTCGCGGTCCTATCTCTGCCGCCAGACGTGCTTGCAGATGGTGGGAAAATAATGGCGCGCGCATTCCTCTTCGTTCTGGACTCCTTCGGTATCGGGGGCGCACCGGATGCCGGCTCCTTCGGCGACCAAGGCTCG encodes:
- a CDS encoding Flp family type IVb pilin, producing the protein MSKILARFAKDESGATAIEYGLIAALIALAIIAGATKLGNALSTAFNNIATTMDNHVTAQ
- a CDS encoding A24 family peptidase, with the protein product MLEAAIFVVFPFCMVFAAVSDMLSMTIANRVSIVLVATFAIVAPLTGMSWSAYGLHLAAGAAVLAVTFTLFAVGGMGGGDAKLLAATSVWMGLGMPLVAYLVYASVLGGVLTILILTYRSSALHTFFGRNLFLRQFADDRKGVPYGIALGLGGLLAFSDSPLMQWALERAVGQ
- a CDS encoding TadE/TadG family type IV pilus assembly protein, producing the protein MDHRNESRACRPETKPAHPSLLARFIGNRKGATAIEFTILAIPFALLVFAILESCISFAGQELLANATDDVARQVRTGQLTAANLDNNTLKQALCGKLSILTGQDCGQYIHFDLEHYDSFAAAAAVQTMMSNGALVTTDFGVNPGGPLTINMLRVYYEWPTMTDFMTKLMSNLSNGRTLLFATATWQNEPF
- a CDS encoding TadE/TadG family type IV pilus assembly protein; translation: MRSFCATARKLARSRQGVAAVEFAFIAPVLLALYFVTLEVSHAIETNKKVGRAASMIADLVTQQPCVTSDSLDAIMQIGKATLQPYDRSQLAVHVTGIQISDEDTPKATVAWSRMMAVTGATGPDPDEKEDDPTTVPTELKIRNTFLVRVQTTLDYRPIIAWSADAKPTLGLMAAFDNIDMSEQYYLRPRMSNSIAYNSCTS
- a CDS encoding pilus assembly protein N-terminal domain-containing protein, coding for MIMMVTGAGLFSATAFADTGIGVTMNEAKIVKLARPADTIIIGNPSIADASVQDSRTIVLTGKGFGTTNLVILDTSGSPIIDEQVTVSRDDTNSVRIYRRSEVQTLSCTPYCEGAYKNDAEKTSEHEMNASQ